Proteins from a single region of Hordeum vulgare subsp. vulgare chromosome 6H, MorexV3_pseudomolecules_assembly, whole genome shotgun sequence:
- the LOC123405587 gene encoding IQ domain-containing protein IQM2-like: MEAAAAMHQKSKGTFQHSSFLAGGATSAAGRLVVANGILKAVWPHSRHYRPTEANFREFMKYLRKRNVDLTDVKLSPTEGEEDEWLRSSLSQMDLSAVVLLPLLIYGFKLGITRAAISTVASHTMRLLAISIPTDIVAFSLLVI; encoded by the exons ATGGAAGCTGCTGCAGCAATGCATCAG AAAAGCAAAGGGACATTTCAGCACTCCAGCTTCCTTGCCGGTGGAGCCACATCTGCTGCCGGGAGATTAGTCGTCGCGAACGGGATCCTAAAG GCTGTCTGGCCTCATAGCAGGCACTACCGGCCCACGGAGGCGAACTTCCGGGAGTTCATGAAGTATCTCAGGAAGAGGAACGTCGATCTCACGGATGTGAAG TTGAGCCCAACAGAAGGCGAGGAGGACGAATGGCTGAGGAGCAGCCTCTCCCAGATGGATCTTTCTGCTGTGGTCCTTCTTCCGCTACTTATATATGGTTTTAAGCTTGGTATAACACGAGCCGCAATTTCTACAGTTGCATCCCA TACTATGAGATTACTGGCTATTAGCATACCTACTGATATTGTGGCATTCAGTTTATTAGTTATATGA